In Amycolatopsis sp. EV170708-02-1, the following are encoded in one genomic region:
- a CDS encoding RNA 2'-phosphotransferase: protein MDKKHLIRVSKRLSRHLRHAPGDIGITLTPDGWVEVDTLLAALRRNGLKLTRAELDEVVEGNDKRRFAFDEDGLRIRASQGHSVDVDLALPAAIPPDVLYHGTVSRFLDAIMYEGLRPMNRHAVHLSATVDTARAVGARRGVPVLLAVDAREMTAAGHEFQVSANGVWLTAAVPPEFLRRLG, encoded by the coding sequence ATGGACAAGAAACACCTCATCCGGGTCTCGAAACGACTCTCCCGGCATCTGCGGCACGCACCCGGCGACATCGGGATCACCCTCACCCCTGACGGCTGGGTCGAGGTCGACACCCTCCTGGCGGCCTTGCGGCGCAACGGCTTGAAGCTCACCCGCGCCGAACTCGACGAAGTCGTCGAGGGCAATGACAAGCGGCGCTTCGCCTTCGACGAGGACGGGCTGCGCATCCGCGCCAGCCAGGGCCACAGCGTCGACGTCGACCTCGCGCTGCCCGCCGCGATCCCGCCGGACGTGCTGTACCACGGCACGGTTTCCCGGTTCCTCGACGCGATCATGTACGAGGGGCTCCGGCCGATGAACCGGCACGCCGTGCATCTCTCGGCGACCGTGGACACCGCGCGGGCCGTCGGGGCGCGGCGCGGCGTCCCGGTGCTGCTCGCCGTCGACGCACGGGAGATGACCGCCGCCGGGCACGAATTCCAGGTGAGCGCCAACGGTGTCTGGCTCACCGCCGCCGTTCCGCCGGAGTTCCTGCGCCGTCTCGGCTAG
- a CDS encoding NADAR family protein: MSGNPRSVAEVVRLQRSGSRVKFLCFWGHQPRRDGTVGPGCFSQWWPARFTADGETFPTAEHYMMWRKAILFDDAGSAARILGARHPREAKALGREVRGFEQARWEDERYGIVLDGTVAKFRQHPDLRDFLLGTRNRVLVEASPLDSVWGIGLAADHPHVENAERWRGLNLLGFALGEARAALT, encoded by the coding sequence ATGTCCGGAAACCCGCGCTCGGTCGCCGAAGTCGTCCGGCTCCAGCGATCGGGGAGCCGGGTCAAATTCCTCTGCTTCTGGGGCCATCAGCCTCGGCGCGACGGCACGGTCGGTCCCGGATGCTTCAGCCAGTGGTGGCCCGCCCGGTTCACCGCCGACGGCGAAACCTTCCCGACTGCCGAGCACTACATGATGTGGCGCAAGGCGATCCTGTTCGACGACGCCGGGAGCGCGGCACGGATCCTCGGTGCGCGGCACCCTCGTGAGGCCAAGGCTCTGGGCCGCGAAGTGCGGGGATTCGAGCAGGCTCGCTGGGAGGACGAACGCTACGGCATCGTTCTCGACGGAACGGTCGCGAAGTTCCGGCAACATCCGGACCTGCGGGACTTCCTGCTCGGCACCAGGAATCGTGTGCTGGTCGAGGCCAGCCCGCTGGACTCCGTCTGGGGGATCGGGCTGGCGGCTGACCATCCGCACGTCGAAAACGCCGAACGCTGGCGCGGGCTGAACCTGCTCGGCTTCGCGCTGGGAGAGGCCCGCGCGGCGCTCACCTAA
- the hisB gene encoding imidazoleglycerol-phosphate dehydratase HisB, with product MSRVGKVDRTTKESSISVQLDLDGTGQVEIDTGVPFYDHMLTAFGVHGSLDLKVQATGDVHIDAHHTVEDTAIVLGQALRQALGDKSGIRRFGDAWIPMDETLAHAAIDVSGRPYCVHLGEPEQFNSFTIGGNYPFVLTRHVFDSLSFHAQIALHVRVLHGRDPHHIAEAEYKAVARALRAATEPDPRAGGIPSTKGVL from the coding sequence ATGAGTCGCGTCGGCAAGGTGGACCGCACCACCAAGGAATCGTCCATTTCGGTCCAGCTCGACCTGGACGGCACGGGACAGGTGGAGATCGACACCGGGGTCCCGTTCTACGACCACATGCTCACCGCGTTCGGCGTGCACGGCTCGCTCGACCTCAAGGTGCAGGCGACCGGTGACGTGCACATCGACGCGCACCACACCGTCGAGGACACCGCGATCGTGCTCGGCCAGGCGCTGCGGCAGGCGCTCGGCGACAAGAGCGGTATCCGCCGGTTCGGCGACGCGTGGATCCCGATGGACGAGACCCTCGCGCACGCCGCGATCGACGTCTCCGGGCGGCCGTACTGCGTGCACCTGGGCGAGCCCGAGCAGTTCAACAGCTTCACCATCGGCGGGAACTACCCGTTCGTGCTGACGCGGCACGTGTTCGACTCGCTGTCGTTCCACGCGCAGATCGCGCTGCACGTCCGGGTGCTGCACGGCCGGGATCCGCACCACATCGCGGAGGCCGAGTACAAGGCCGTCGCGCGGGCGCTGCGTGCCGCCACCGAGCCGGACCCGCGGGCGGGCGGCATCCCGTCCACGAAGGGCGTCCTCTAG
- a CDS encoding transketolase, which translates to MTTDIKTGYEDLPRLISLMTGDEKHQAAAESTVDVLWVLYDRVLDITPENIREPGRDRFLLSKGHGPMAYYAVLAKKGFIHEEELADWTSAESRLGHHPDRARLPVAEISSGSLGHGLPLAIGTVFGLRAKGFRDAKVVTLVGDAELDEGSNAEAIAIAGRIGMPQLTAVVVDNSSATHGWPGGLARRFEVEGWATRTVDGRDHDALHEAFTTPHPDRPLAVVATVERKA; encoded by the coding sequence ATGACCACTGACATCAAAACCGGTTACGAGGATCTGCCGCGGCTGATCTCGCTGATGACCGGGGACGAGAAGCATCAGGCGGCCGCGGAGTCCACTGTGGACGTCTTGTGGGTGCTCTACGACCGTGTGCTCGACATCACCCCGGAGAATATCCGAGAGCCCGGCCGCGACCGCTTCCTGCTGTCCAAGGGTCACGGCCCGATGGCCTATTACGCGGTGCTGGCGAAGAAGGGCTTCATCCACGAGGAGGAACTCGCCGACTGGACTTCGGCCGAGTCCCGCCTCGGCCACCACCCGGATCGGGCGAGGCTGCCCGTGGCCGAGATCTCCAGCGGTTCGCTCGGGCACGGCCTCCCGCTGGCCATCGGCACCGTGTTCGGCCTGCGCGCCAAAGGATTCCGTGACGCCAAGGTCGTCACCCTCGTCGGCGACGCGGAACTCGACGAGGGCTCCAACGCCGAGGCCATCGCGATCGCGGGCCGGATCGGCATGCCGCAGCTGACCGCCGTCGTCGTCGACAACTCCTCGGCCACGCACGGCTGGCCCGGCGGGCTCGCGCGCCGGTTCGAGGTCGAGGGCTGGGCGACGCGTACGGTCGACGGCCGCGATCACGACGCGCTCCACGAAGCCTTCACCACACCCCATCCGGACCGGCCGCTCGCCGTGGTCGCGACCGTCGAGCGAAAGGCCTGA
- a CDS encoding TetR/AcrR family transcriptional regulator: MDVVHAEDTRTRLLGTALRLFTEHGVEGTSLQMIADALGVTKAAVYYHFKTKAEITESVAEPVLRELEGIVDDARAQRTRGAQIDHLLDGFVDLVVRHRSLVALFSSDPGIARAIEKSVHSSDSFKNRMMEILVGPDPDLTATVTAQVLLAGIAVAGGSPEVASLDDETLRETLLAVGRKLYNRPRRRS; the protein is encoded by the coding sequence ATGGACGTCGTCCACGCGGAGGACACCCGCACGCGACTACTGGGCACGGCGTTGCGGTTGTTCACCGAACACGGCGTGGAAGGCACCTCGCTGCAGATGATCGCGGACGCCCTCGGCGTCACGAAGGCCGCCGTCTACTACCACTTCAAGACGAAGGCGGAGATCACCGAGTCGGTCGCCGAGCCCGTGCTGCGCGAGCTGGAGGGCATCGTCGACGACGCCCGCGCCCAGCGCACCCGGGGCGCGCAGATCGACCACCTGCTGGACGGTTTCGTCGATCTCGTGGTGCGGCACCGTTCGCTGGTCGCCCTGTTCTCCAGCGACCCCGGCATCGCCCGCGCGATCGAGAAGTCCGTGCACAGCTCGGACAGTTTCAAGAACCGGATGATGGAGATCCTCGTCGGCCCGGATCCGGATCTCACCGCGACCGTGACCGCCCAGGTGCTGCTGGCGGGGATCGCCGTCGCCGGCGGCTCGCCCGAGGTCGCCTCGCTCGACGACGAGACGCTGCGCGAAACGCTCCTGGCCGTCGGACGCAAGCTCTACAACCGCCCGCGCCGCCGCTCGTGA
- a CDS encoding helix-turn-helix transcriptional regulator: MVVLREESEESLNQLFRALADGTRRDILARAIAEAPSVSELAARYEMSFAAVQKHVAVLQRAGLVRKRANGREQLVSTDRERLRLATELLDSYEVLWRQRVAQLDDVLREGE, encoded by the coding sequence ATGGTTGTACTTCGAGAGGAGAGCGAGGAGTCGCTCAACCAGCTCTTCCGCGCCTTGGCCGACGGCACCCGCCGCGACATCCTGGCGCGGGCGATCGCGGAAGCGCCGTCGGTGTCCGAGCTCGCCGCGCGGTACGAGATGAGCTTCGCCGCCGTGCAGAAACACGTCGCCGTGCTCCAGCGCGCGGGGCTCGTGCGGAAACGCGCCAACGGCCGCGAACAGCTGGTCTCGACCGACCGCGAGCGGCTCCGGCTCGCCACCGAACTCCTCGACTCCTACGAAGTCCTTTGGCGCCAGCGGGTGGCGCAGCTCGACGACGTCCTCCGGGAAGGGGAATGA
- a CDS encoding SRPBCC domain-containing protein produces the protein MPITSVTKEPEKLSLTVVADFPVPRKRLWAAWADPRQLERFWGPPFAPATFTHHDFRTGGRAEYFLSGPTARSGPIPGSSPR, from the coding sequence ATGCCGATCACCTCGGTCACCAAGGAGCCCGAAAAGCTCAGTCTCACCGTCGTGGCGGACTTTCCCGTTCCACGAAAGCGCCTTTGGGCGGCTTGGGCCGATCCCCGGCAACTCGAGCGCTTCTGGGGCCCGCCGTTCGCGCCCGCCACCTTCACCCATCACGATTTCCGGACGGGCGGCCGCGCCGAGTACTTCCTGTCCGGCCCAACGGCGAGAAGTGGCCCAATTCCTGGAAGTTCACCGAGGTGA
- the soxR gene encoding redox-sensitive transcriptional activator SoxR — protein sequence MTRLAEHLSIGQVADRSGVPHTALRFYEDKGLISSERSAGNQRRYSRSVLRRIAFIRAAQRVGLSLDDISSALETLPKDHAPTKADWARLSRGWQDELDARIDALQRLRDRLTGCVGCGCLSLRSCGLYNADDQMSRFGPGAGKLRPASEGGI from the coding sequence GTGACGAGACTGGCTGAACATCTGAGCATCGGACAGGTCGCCGACCGCAGCGGCGTGCCCCATACGGCTTTGCGTTTCTACGAGGACAAAGGGCTGATCAGCTCCGAGCGCTCGGCGGGCAACCAGCGGCGGTACTCGCGTTCGGTGCTGCGCCGGATCGCCTTCATCCGCGCCGCGCAGCGGGTCGGCCTCAGCCTGGACGACATCAGCTCGGCGCTGGAGACCCTGCCCAAGGACCACGCACCCACCAAGGCCGACTGGGCCCGCCTCTCGCGGGGCTGGCAGGACGAACTCGACGCGCGGATCGACGCGTTGCAGCGCCTGCGCGACAGGCTGACCGGCTGCGTCGGCTGCGGTTGCCTTTCCCTGCGCAGCTGCGGGCTCTACAACGCCGACGACCAGATGTCCCGGTTCGGCCCCGGCGCGGGCAAACTGCGCCCGGCTTCCGAGGGCGGGATCTGA
- a CDS encoding NIPSNAP family protein: protein MTDFPVVELRRYTLHPGRRDELIELFEREFVESQEACGMRLFGLFREPAEPDKFVWLRGFRDMEARRAALEAFYGGPVWGAHGPAANETMIDASDVLLLRPSGPGFPAPGGGGGDSRVLATVCHPAVPVKEFSEYFADTVAPKLRASGVDTFGHFETEPAENTFPRLPVREDETVFVWFSKIADEHREALARLGAELADRLERPWHQLELSPTARSVLR, encoded by the coding sequence ATGACCGATTTCCCCGTCGTAGAGCTGCGCAGGTACACCCTGCACCCGGGCCGCCGGGACGAGCTGATCGAGCTCTTCGAGCGCGAGTTCGTGGAGAGCCAAGAAGCCTGCGGCATGCGCCTGTTCGGTCTCTTCCGCGAACCGGCGGAGCCGGACAAGTTCGTGTGGCTGCGCGGTTTCCGTGACATGGAGGCCAGGCGGGCCGCCCTCGAAGCGTTCTACGGCGGGCCGGTTTGGGGTGCGCACGGCCCGGCGGCGAACGAGACGATGATCGACGCTTCGGACGTGCTGCTGCTGCGACCGTCCGGGCCCGGCTTCCCCGCTCCTGGTGGTGGTGGCGGGGATTCCCGGGTGCTGGCGACGGTGTGCCATCCCGCCGTCCCGGTGAAGGAGTTCTCCGAGTACTTCGCGGACACCGTGGCCCCCAAGCTGCGGGCATCCGGCGTGGACACGTTCGGCCACTTCGAAACGGAGCCGGCGGAGAACACCTTCCCCCGCCTTCCCGTGCGGGAGGACGAGACGGTGTTCGTCTGGTTCTCGAAGATCGCCGACGAGCACCGGGAAGCACTCGCCCGGCTGGGCGCGGAACTCGCGGACAGGCTCGAACGCCCTTGGCACCAGCTGGAACTGTCCCCGACCGCGCGCTCAGTCCTGCGCTGA
- a CDS encoding transketolase family protein has protein sequence MNMRETFLEAAAEVLDTDANVAVVLADISAAQLAFAARKHPDRVLNVGIREQLMMSTAGGLALAGMRPIVHTFSSFLVERAFEQVKLDLGHQDVGAVLVSSGASYDMPTAGRTHQAPGDVALIDTLPGWTVHVPGHPEEARRLLLESIPGTGRVYLRLSAQENARAHLGAGLQTLREGGRGVVVAVGPMLDRVLEATTDLDVTVLYTSTVRPFDAAGLRAAVEATGSTDVVLVEPYLAGTSAHAVTDALPETPHRLLSLGVRRDAEVRIYGEMADHDLAHGLDAGSIALSVKEFLR, from the coding sequence ATGAACATGCGTGAAACGTTCCTGGAAGCCGCCGCCGAGGTGCTCGACACGGACGCGAATGTCGCCGTCGTGCTCGCCGACATCTCCGCGGCACAACTCGCCTTCGCCGCGAGGAAACACCCCGACCGGGTGCTCAACGTCGGCATCCGCGAACAGCTGATGATGAGCACCGCGGGCGGCCTGGCGCTGGCCGGGATGCGCCCGATCGTCCACACCTTCTCGTCGTTCCTCGTGGAGCGGGCTTTCGAGCAGGTCAAACTCGACCTCGGGCACCAGGACGTCGGCGCCGTGCTGGTGTCCTCGGGCGCGTCCTACGACATGCCGACCGCCGGGCGGACGCATCAGGCGCCAGGGGACGTCGCCCTCATCGACACGTTGCCGGGCTGGACCGTGCACGTGCCGGGGCACCCCGAGGAAGCACGGCGGCTGCTGCTCGAGTCGATCCCCGGCACCGGGCGCGTCTATCTCCGGCTTTCCGCGCAGGAGAACGCGAGGGCGCATCTGGGCGCGGGCCTGCAGACGCTGCGCGAAGGCGGGCGGGGTGTGGTGGTGGCCGTCGGGCCGATGCTCGACAGGGTGCTGGAAGCGACCACCGATCTCGACGTCACCGTGCTCTACACCTCGACGGTCCGGCCGTTCGACGCCGCCGGGCTGCGTGCGGCCGTCGAGGCCACGGGGAGCACCGACGTCGTACTGGTCGAGCCCTACCTGGCGGGAACCTCGGCGCACGCGGTGACGGACGCCTTGCCCGAAACGCCGCACCGGCTGCTCTCCCTCGGCGTCCGGCGCGACGCGGAAGTCCGGATCTACGGCGAAATGGCCGATCACGACCTCGCGCACGGTCTCGACGCCGGCTCGATCGCCTTGTCCGTCAAGGAATTCCTCCGCTAG
- a CDS encoding NUDIX hydrolase: MTKIRPLALGVIRRGEDLLVFEGRDNTKGVTYHRPLGGGIEFGETAAEALHREFQEELAAELTSVEQIAVLENVFTFEGRPGHEIVFLFTADLIDKAFYERDEVGVVLDDGARVHWLPMADVASGKAILYPDGLADLLSAQD; encoded by the coding sequence ATGACGAAGATCCGCCCGCTCGCGCTCGGTGTCATCCGCCGGGGCGAAGACCTTCTCGTGTTCGAAGGTCGCGACAACACCAAAGGCGTGACCTACCACCGCCCGCTCGGCGGCGGGATCGAGTTCGGCGAGACCGCCGCCGAGGCGCTGCATCGCGAATTCCAGGAGGAACTCGCGGCGGAGCTGACCTCGGTCGAGCAGATCGCCGTGCTGGAGAACGTGTTCACCTTCGAAGGCAGGCCGGGGCACGAGATCGTGTTCCTGTTCACCGCCGACCTCATCGACAAGGCGTTCTACGAGCGCGACGAGGTCGGCGTCGTCCTCGACGACGGCGCACGCGTGCACTGGCTGCCGATGGCCGACGTGGCGAGTGGCAAGGCGATCCTCTACCCGGACGGACTCGCGGACCTCCTTTCAGCGCAGGACTGA
- a CDS encoding dihydrofolate reductase family protein has product MRRLKIIEHISLDGVIQHSADENGFPYSGWNMPYRTPAGREALLAAHTESFDLLLGRRTYDLWSEFWPDAPSEPFADRLKAATKFVVTHRPESLKWGPFEGIGPDIVTALSRIKAEDGPDLILSGSSTLTSALLENGLADEVVLAVYPLLLGTGKRFFAEGTPAQTLAFVGSTTTPSGVQLNTYEPTGRI; this is encoded by the coding sequence ATGAGAAGGCTCAAGATCATCGAGCACATCTCGCTCGACGGCGTGATCCAGCATTCCGCCGACGAGAACGGCTTCCCTTACAGCGGCTGGAACATGCCCTACCGGACCCCCGCCGGCCGGGAAGCCCTTCTCGCCGCGCACACCGAAAGCTTCGATCTGCTGCTCGGCCGCCGCACCTATGACCTCTGGTCGGAATTCTGGCCGGACGCGCCGAGCGAGCCGTTCGCGGACCGGCTCAAGGCGGCGACGAAGTTCGTCGTCACCCATCGGCCGGAAAGCCTGAAATGGGGCCCGTTCGAGGGGATCGGCCCGGACATCGTCACCGCCTTGAGCCGCATCAAGGCGGAGGACGGCCCGGATCTCATCCTCTCGGGCAGTTCCACGCTGACCTCGGCACTGCTCGAAAACGGGCTCGCGGACGAAGTCGTGCTGGCGGTCTACCCGCTCCTTTTGGGCACGGGCAAGCGTTTCTTCGCCGAAGGGACGCCTGCCCAGACCCTGGCCTTCGTCGGCTCCACGACGACCCCGTCCGGTGTCCAGCTCAACACCTACGAGCCGACCGGACGCATTTAG
- a CDS encoding SRPBCC domain-containing protein — protein sequence MNPIDFFEAEDGDDNDEDMPTSMTFTFESTPEGSRMIHVTRFSSVEAMEKTIPGMEEGFRAAMPQLDALLEA from the coding sequence GTGAACCCCATCGACTTCTTCGAGGCGGAGGACGGCGACGACAACGACGAGGACATGCCCACCTCGATGACCTTCACCTTCGAGTCGACACCCGAGGGATCCCGGATGATCCACGTGACGCGCTTTTCCAGCGTCGAAGCCATGGAGAAGACGATCCCGGGGATGGAAGAGGGCTTCCGCGCCGCGATGCCCCAGCTCGACGCGTTACTGGAGGCGTGA
- a CDS encoding MMPL family transporter yields the protein MASFLYRLGRFSFRRRALVTAVWAAVLVALGAGALTLSGQLSNSVTIPGTESQKAIDQLADRFPEAAAGGATARVVISTPGDITDAAGQAAITGLVKGLENAPKVAGVVNPLQMQAISPDKHVALAQVSYRVPGFELTDADREGLMAAADSAKAAGYTVDFGGDAVQAMPATNATEGLGVAVAAVVLIITFGSLLAAGIPLLTALIGVGIGMAGITTASGFLELNTNTPVLALMIGLAVGIDYALFIVSRYRHELTIGRDPEEAAGRATGTAGSAVVFAGLTVIIALAGLTVVGIPFLGEMGIAAAITVAIAVVIALTLLPAILGFAGGKLAGGKIRLRRKESATTHGERWAKFVARHRIPVLIAAIAGLAIVAVPAASMQLGLPNDSTAAPDTTQRKAYDTVARSFGEGANGPLVIVVDLSGSTDRQAALQQAAAGIGGLPERPIVTPPKTNRAGDLALLTVIPKSGPSTTATEDLVSDIRGLNAGLGSATGASLAVTGQTAANIDVSEKLADAMLPYLALIVGLAFLLLMLVFRSIVVPLKATLGFLGSVVATFGAVVAVFQWGWLTDLLGVKTTGPIMSMLPILLIGVLFGLAMDYQVFLVTRMREEYVHGADPQQAMVTGFRHGSRVVVAAALIMISVFAGFVLAESSLIQSIGFALAFGVLVDAFVIRMTIVPALMSLLGRGAWWLPKWLDRVLPDVDVEGEKLAKQLDAPDERELVDASK from the coding sequence GTGGCCAGCTTCCTCTACCGCCTGGGCCGGTTCTCGTTCCGGCGCCGGGCACTGGTGACGGCGGTGTGGGCCGCCGTCCTGGTGGCCCTCGGCGCGGGAGCGCTGACCCTGTCCGGCCAGCTTTCGAACTCGGTGACCATCCCCGGCACCGAGTCGCAGAAGGCGATCGACCAGCTCGCCGACCGGTTCCCGGAGGCCGCCGCCGGTGGTGCGACGGCGCGCGTCGTCATCTCGACGCCCGGCGACATCACCGACGCCGCCGGCCAGGCGGCGATCACGGGACTCGTCAAGGGACTCGAAAACGCCCCGAAGGTCGCCGGCGTGGTCAACCCGCTGCAGATGCAGGCGATCTCCCCCGACAAACACGTCGCGCTGGCGCAGGTCTCCTATCGCGTGCCGGGCTTCGAGCTCACCGACGCCGACCGCGAAGGCCTGATGGCCGCCGCCGATTCCGCCAAGGCGGCCGGGTACACCGTGGACTTCGGCGGTGACGCCGTGCAGGCGATGCCCGCGACCAACGCCACCGAAGGCCTCGGTGTCGCTGTCGCCGCGGTCGTCCTGATCATCACCTTCGGCTCGCTGCTCGCGGCCGGGATCCCGCTGCTGACCGCGCTCATCGGCGTCGGCATCGGCATGGCGGGCATCACGACCGCGTCCGGTTTCCTCGAACTGAACACGAACACGCCGGTGCTCGCGCTGATGATCGGCCTCGCCGTCGGCATCGACTACGCGCTCTTCATCGTTTCCCGCTACCGGCACGAACTCACCATCGGCCGCGATCCGGAGGAAGCCGCCGGACGCGCCACCGGCACCGCGGGCTCCGCCGTGGTGTTCGCCGGGCTGACCGTCATCATCGCGCTGGCGGGCCTGACCGTCGTCGGGATCCCGTTCCTCGGCGAGATGGGGATCGCGGCGGCGATCACCGTCGCCATCGCGGTCGTCATCGCGCTCACCCTGCTGCCCGCCATCCTCGGTTTCGCGGGCGGCAAACTGGCGGGCGGCAAGATCCGCTTGCGCCGCAAGGAAAGCGCGACGACACACGGCGAGCGCTGGGCGAAGTTCGTCGCCCGCCACCGGATCCCGGTGCTGATCGCCGCGATCGCCGGGCTCGCGATCGTCGCCGTGCCCGCCGCGAGCATGCAGCTCGGCCTGCCGAACGACAGCACCGCCGCGCCGGACACCACCCAGCGCAAGGCTTACGACACCGTCGCGCGCAGCTTCGGCGAGGGCGCGAACGGGCCGCTGGTAATCGTCGTCGACCTGAGCGGCAGCACCGACCGGCAAGCCGCGCTCCAGCAGGCGGCCGCGGGTATCGGCGGCCTCCCCGAACGCCCGATCGTCACGCCGCCCAAGACCAACCGCGCCGGTGACCTGGCGCTGCTGACCGTCATCCCGAAGAGCGGTCCGAGCACCACCGCGACCGAAGACCTGGTCAGCGACATCCGGGGCCTGAACGCGGGGCTGGGTTCGGCCACCGGCGCGTCGCTGGCGGTGACCGGCCAGACCGCGGCCAACATCGACGTCTCGGAGAAACTCGCCGACGCGATGCTGCCCTATCTCGCGCTGATCGTCGGGCTCGCGTTCCTGCTGCTGATGCTGGTGTTCCGCTCGATCGTGGTCCCGCTGAAGGCGACACTGGGCTTCCTCGGCTCGGTGGTCGCGACGTTCGGCGCCGTGGTGGCCGTGTTCCAGTGGGGCTGGCTCACCGACCTGCTCGGCGTTAAGACGACCGGGCCGATCATGAGCATGCTGCCGATCCTGCTGATCGGCGTGCTGTTCGGGCTCGCGATGGACTACCAGGTGTTCCTGGTGACGCGGATGCGGGAGGAATACGTCCACGGCGCCGACCCGCAGCAGGCGATGGTGACCGGTTTCCGGCACGGTTCCCGTGTCGTGGTCGCGGCCGCGCTGATCATGATCAGCGTGTTCGCCGGATTCGTCCTCGCGGAGTCCTCGCTGATCCAGTCGATCGGGTTCGCGCTGGCCTTCGGGGTACTGGTGGACGCGTTCGTGATCCGGATGACCATCGTGCCGGCGCTGATGTCGCTGCTCGGCCGCGGTGCGTGGTGGCTGCCGAAGTGGCTGGATCGCGTGCTGCCCGATGTCGACGTCGAAGGCGAGAAGCTCGCGAAGCAGCTCGATGCGCCTGATGAGCGGGAGCTGGTCGACGCCTCGAAGTAG
- a CDS encoding acyl-CoA dehydrogenase family protein, giving the protein MSSSPDPRDFLDLDAELSAEDRAMRDAVRSYAQDQLLPNVAEWYETGALPAAELAKGFGQLGLLGMHLEGYGCAGTSAVAYGIACRELEAVDSGLRSFVSVQGSLAMYAIHKWGTEEQKQEWLPRMAAGEALGCFGLTEPDAGSDPGSMRTRAVRDGSDWVLSGTKMWITNGTVADVAVVWAQTDEGVRGFVVPTNTPGFTANEVKHKLSLRASLTAELVLDGVRLPDSAAFPEVRGLRGPLSCLNEARYGILFGVVGAARSCYESALEYTLSREQFGKPLAGFQLTQRKLADLVVEVNRAGLVALRIGRLKDAGTLHHNHVSFGKLANVRSALEVARTARGMLGANGISLEYPVMRHMSNLETVLTYEGTEEMHALSLGQSVTGLAAFR; this is encoded by the coding sequence ATGAGCAGCAGCCCGGATCCGCGCGACTTCCTCGATCTCGACGCCGAGCTCTCCGCAGAGGACCGGGCCATGCGGGACGCCGTGCGGTCCTACGCGCAGGACCAGCTCCTGCCGAACGTCGCCGAATGGTACGAAACGGGCGCTCTGCCCGCCGCCGAGCTCGCCAAGGGGTTCGGGCAGCTCGGGCTGCTCGGCATGCACCTGGAGGGCTACGGCTGCGCGGGCACCAGCGCGGTCGCCTATGGCATCGCCTGCCGCGAGCTGGAGGCCGTCGACTCCGGGCTGCGCAGCTTCGTCTCGGTGCAGGGTTCGCTGGCGATGTACGCGATCCACAAATGGGGCACCGAGGAGCAGAAGCAGGAGTGGCTGCCTCGGATGGCCGCCGGTGAGGCGCTCGGCTGCTTCGGCCTGACCGAACCGGACGCCGGCAGCGACCCCGGCAGCATGCGGACGCGCGCGGTGCGCGACGGCTCGGACTGGGTGCTGAGCGGCACGAAGATGTGGATCACCAACGGAACCGTCGCCGACGTCGCGGTCGTCTGGGCGCAGACCGACGAAGGCGTGCGCGGTTTCGTCGTCCCCACGAACACGCCGGGCTTCACCGCGAACGAGGTCAAGCACAAGCTGTCGCTGCGGGCCTCGCTGACCGCGGAACTCGTGCTCGACGGCGTCCGCCTGCCGGATTCGGCGGCGTTCCCCGAGGTCAGGGGGCTGCGCGGGCCGCTGTCCTGCCTGAACGAGGCGCGCTACGGGATCCTGTTCGGCGTCGTCGGCGCCGCTCGCTCCTGCTACGAGTCCGCGCTGGAGTACACGCTGAGCCGGGAACAGTTCGGCAAACCGCTGGCCGGTTTCCAGCTCACCCAGCGCAAGCTCGCCGATCTCGTCGTCGAGGTCAACCGCGCCGGGCTGGTCGCGCTGCGGATCGGACGGCTCAAGGACGCCGGGACGCTGCACCACAACCACGTCAGCTTCGGCAAGCTCGCCAACGTCCGCTCCGCGCTGGAGGTCGCCAGGACCGCGCGCGGCATGCTCGGCGCCAACGGGATCTCGCTGGAGTACCCGGTGATGCGGCATATGTCGAACCTGGAGACCGTGCTGACCTACGAGGGGACCGAGGAGATGCACGCGCTCTCGCTCGGGCAGTCGGTCACCGGGCTCGCCGCCTTCCGCTGA